One segment of Allorhodopirellula heiligendammensis DNA contains the following:
- a CDS encoding DEAD/DEAH box helicase, with product MSYTKTPRNARSGRRGPPPRFEDNEDSIALLESVGPVVLPPEMESFDELDLSPIMRQSLAKTSFTKPSPIQAALIPYALEGCDVIGQARTGTGKTAAFAIPILEQLDSLEDCRDPQAIIVVPTRELADQVASETARLAYGVPTEIAVLSGGKNMNRQLRQLENGVQIVVGTPGRIHDHLQRGTLRLDKAWCVVLDEADRMLDIGFRPQIERIMRKCPRSRQTLLLSATLPPVVRRLAESYMTDPTVIDCCQNEMAVDTIEQRYFTVANERKVELLEQLLEREDPEQAIVFCRTKRGTDRLHRQLSRLYHGACGCIHGDLQQRERDRVLQSLRDRKLKLLIATDVVGRGIDITTISHIVNFDVPQDCDDYVHRVGRTGRMGRDGIAFTFVVPGEGDILTSIERRINKELIRDSLEGFEPPLTAAEQPPEPDEPVAEVRRSLNPMTRKKKRRR from the coding sequence ATGAGCTATACTAAAACTCCCAGAAATGCCCGTAGCGGTCGCCGTGGGCCACCACCCCGCTTCGAGGATAACGAAGATTCCATCGCCCTGTTGGAGTCGGTCGGCCCCGTAGTTTTGCCGCCCGAAATGGAGTCATTCGACGAATTGGACCTGTCGCCCATCATGCGTCAGTCCCTCGCTAAGACGAGTTTCACCAAGCCTTCGCCTATTCAAGCCGCCTTGATTCCGTATGCCCTCGAGGGCTGCGACGTGATCGGCCAGGCTCGCACGGGTACCGGCAAAACGGCAGCATTCGCCATCCCCATTCTTGAGCAGCTTGATTCGCTGGAGGATTGTCGGGATCCACAGGCGATTATCGTCGTGCCCACCCGCGAGCTTGCGGACCAAGTGGCTAGCGAAACAGCGCGTCTGGCTTATGGGGTGCCGACGGAGATTGCGGTCCTCTCGGGCGGCAAGAACATGAATCGCCAATTGCGCCAGCTCGAGAATGGTGTTCAGATTGTAGTCGGTACTCCCGGCCGAATTCATGATCACCTGCAACGAGGAACTCTCCGGCTCGATAAGGCGTGGTGCGTCGTGCTCGATGAGGCCGACCGGATGCTCGATATTGGCTTCCGCCCGCAGATCGAACGGATCATGCGTAAATGCCCTCGGAGTCGCCAAACGTTGCTGCTCTCCGCTACCCTGCCGCCAGTCGTGCGGCGACTCGCTGAGAGCTACATGACAGATCCTACGGTGATTGACTGTTGCCAGAATGAAATGGCGGTCGACACCATCGAGCAACGTTATTTCACCGTTGCCAATGAACGCAAAGTCGAACTGCTCGAACAGTTGCTCGAGCGAGAAGATCCAGAACAGGCAATCGTGTTCTGCCGCACCAAGCGAGGTACCGATCGGCTGCACCGGCAGTTGTCGCGACTTTATCATGGTGCTTGTGGATGCATCCATGGCGACCTTCAGCAGCGGGAGCGTGATCGTGTCTTGCAGAGCCTGCGAGACCGCAAATTGAAGCTGTTGATTGCAACGGATGTCGTGGGCCGCGGGATTGACATCACGACCATCTCACACATCGTCAATTTTGATGTGCCGCAGGACTGCGACGACTATGTCCACCGCGTCGGTCGAACCGGACGGATGGGCCGCGATGGCATCGCCTTCACGTTCGTTGTTCCCGGTGAGGGGGACATCCTGACGAGTATCGAACGACGGATCAACAAAGAACTGATCCGAGATTCACTGGAAGGATTTGAGCCGCCCCTGACTGCCGCTGAGCAACCGCCCGAGCCGGATGAACCGGTCGCCGAGGTTCGCCGCAGCCTCAATCCAATGACCCGGAAAAAGAAGCGGCGACGCTAA
- a CDS encoding ABC transporter substrate-binding protein — protein MHLLVSRGIFAVVLLTLLCGCRPPRDAGDHGSATTKSELHFAVIPKGESHIFWQSVRSGAQQAGEDLGVRVTFKGPSKESDRSEQISVFQSFLNSGVDGICLAPLDADALVRPVEEAGRAGVPVVIFDSGLNTDSGDFVSYVATDNFRGGQMAADAMASSLGADGGKVICLRYHQGSESTHQREEGFLDGIAKYPQIEVISSDQYGGTTTESAVDKSQSLLNRFGTDVDGVFTTCEPNAEGMLRAIRDRDLAGKVKLIAFDSSDSLREALAAGDVSAIVLQDPVRMGYLAIETLAAAIRGESVESFVDTGLFVATPDNLTDETIARLLNPSRE, from the coding sequence ATGCACTTGCTTGTCTCACGCGGAATTTTTGCGGTTGTGTTGTTGACTTTGTTGTGCGGTTGTCGGCCTCCCCGTGATGCGGGCGACCACGGGAGCGCGACCACGAAAAGCGAGCTGCACTTTGCGGTGATCCCAAAAGGCGAGAGTCATATTTTTTGGCAGTCGGTGCGCAGCGGGGCTCAACAAGCCGGTGAAGATCTCGGTGTCCGTGTGACGTTCAAGGGGCCGTCGAAGGAGAGTGATCGGAGTGAGCAGATCAGTGTGTTTCAAAGCTTTCTGAACTCCGGTGTCGATGGAATCTGTTTGGCGCCGCTGGATGCCGATGCGCTCGTGCGTCCGGTCGAGGAAGCAGGCCGTGCTGGCGTGCCCGTGGTGATCTTTGACAGTGGACTCAATACAGACTCAGGAGATTTCGTTTCCTATGTCGCCACGGATAACTTTCGCGGCGGACAAATGGCAGCCGATGCCATGGCGAGCAGTCTTGGTGCCGATGGTGGCAAGGTCATCTGTCTGCGTTATCACCAAGGCAGTGAGAGTACCCACCAGCGTGAAGAAGGGTTCTTAGATGGCATCGCCAAGTATCCACAGATCGAAGTCATCAGTAGTGACCAGTACGGTGGGACGACGACTGAGTCCGCAGTGGACAAGTCGCAGTCTCTGCTGAACCGGTTTGGCACCGATGTCGATGGGGTGTTCACGACGTGTGAGCCCAATGCTGAGGGCATGTTGCGGGCGATCCGCGATCGTGATCTGGCTGGTAAAGTTAAATTGATTGCTTTTGATAGCAGCGATTCCCTTCGCGAGGCCCTGGCTGCTGGAGACGTTTCGGCAATTGTTCTGCAGGACCCGGTCCGCATGGGCTACCTCGCGATCGAAACACTTGCCGCGGCCATCCGGGGTGAGTCAGTGGAGTCTTTTGTCGATACCGGACTGTTTGTCGCTACGCCGGACAACCTTACTGACGAGACGATCGCCCGCCTGCTCAATCCATCGCGAGAATGA
- a CDS encoding thioredoxin family protein, with translation MWKTGLVAAAWFVLSCPNCRSADAKNDAPSHLGQHVESFTLDNCYGKAVSLDDFESAHAIAIVYLGTECPLAKLYGPRLSDIQRKYADRGVQIIGINSNKQDSLTEMAAYVHRHEIGFPMLKDPGNRVADAMGAQRTPEVFLLDRDRIVQYHGRIDDQYGVGYAKERDAKPELTLAIDALLGGELIQTPETEAVGCYIGRAQEVEPTGNVTFNKDIAPIFNNRCVNCHRDGEIAPFTLTSYDDVLGWEDTILEVIADNRMPPWYADPQHGTFANDARLSETERDLIETWIDNGMPQGDPRDLPAAPEFAVGWQMPQPDEVFPMRDKPFAVPAEGIVDYQHYVVDPGWKEDKYIVAAEARPDKRGVVHHILVYVIPPGANKRDFRQVVAGYAPGLPPLELTDGVALEVKAGSKLLFEMHYTPNGSPTDDRSYLGVKFTDKANVRKRLRGRLAVDQKFKIPPGVSDHEVKAAYVARQDENLISLTPHMHLRGKSFRYDATFPDGRQQTLLSVPNYDFNWQLKYVLKEPLTLPKGTLVQCTAVFDNSEGNMTNPDPSKTVTWGDQSFEEMMIGFMDTVPVTDEF, from the coding sequence ATGTGGAAAACTGGATTGGTCGCCGCGGCGTGGTTCGTTTTGAGTTGCCCGAACTGCCGGTCAGCTGATGCGAAAAACGATGCACCTAGCCATTTGGGCCAGCACGTCGAATCATTCACGCTGGACAATTGCTACGGCAAAGCTGTGTCATTGGACGACTTTGAGTCCGCCCATGCGATCGCGATCGTGTATCTGGGTACCGAGTGTCCACTGGCTAAACTCTATGGCCCACGCTTGTCGGACATCCAGCGGAAATACGCTGATCGCGGCGTGCAGATCATCGGAATCAATTCGAACAAGCAAGATAGCCTGACGGAAATGGCTGCCTATGTTCATCGCCACGAAATCGGCTTCCCGATGCTCAAGGACCCTGGCAATCGCGTCGCCGATGCTATGGGAGCCCAGCGAACGCCGGAAGTATTTCTGCTCGACCGTGATCGCATCGTGCAGTACCACGGGCGAATCGACGATCAATACGGCGTGGGTTACGCCAAGGAGCGAGACGCCAAACCTGAACTGACCTTAGCAATCGACGCGTTGCTCGGTGGTGAATTGATTCAGACGCCCGAAACCGAAGCGGTGGGCTGCTACATTGGTCGTGCCCAAGAAGTCGAGCCGACCGGCAATGTGACGTTCAATAAAGATATTGCGCCGATCTTCAACAATCGATGTGTGAATTGTCATCGGGACGGCGAGATCGCACCCTTCACACTGACAAGCTACGACGATGTGCTGGGATGGGAGGATACCATCTTGGAGGTAATCGCGGACAACCGGATGCCGCCCTGGTACGCCGATCCTCAGCATGGCACATTCGCCAACGATGCGCGACTGAGTGAAACCGAACGTGATTTGATCGAAACCTGGATTGACAACGGGATGCCGCAAGGAGACCCCCGCGATCTGCCAGCGGCACCCGAGTTCGCAGTTGGCTGGCAGATGCCGCAGCCGGACGAAGTCTTTCCAATGCGAGATAAGCCTTTCGCTGTGCCCGCCGAAGGTATTGTCGATTACCAGCACTACGTCGTCGACCCCGGCTGGAAAGAAGACAAGTACATTGTGGCCGCCGAGGCGAGGCCAGATAAACGCGGCGTGGTCCATCATATCTTGGTATATGTGATTCCGCCCGGCGCGAATAAGCGAGATTTTCGTCAAGTTGTTGCCGGTTACGCGCCAGGCTTGCCGCCGCTGGAATTGACCGACGGCGTGGCCCTGGAGGTCAAGGCGGGCAGCAAATTGCTGTTCGAGATGCACTACACGCCCAATGGCAGTCCGACCGATGACCGTAGTTACCTGGGGGTGAAATTCACCGACAAAGCAAACGTGCGGAAGCGTCTACGGGGCCGGCTCGCCGTTGACCAAAAATTCAAAATCCCCCCTGGAGTCTCCGATCATGAAGTCAAGGCAGCCTACGTTGCTCGCCAAGACGAGAACCTGATCAGCTTGACGCCGCACATGCACCTTCGTGGAAAATCATTTCGCTACGACGCGACATTTCCCGATGGTCGCCAACAGACTCTGCTCAGCGTGCCCAACTACGACTTCAATTGGCAGTTGAAATACGTTCTCAAAGAACCGCTGACACTGCCTAAGGGTACTCTCGTCCAGTGCACCGCAGTCTTCGACAACAGTGAGGGAAACATGACAAACCCCGACCCCAGCAAGACGGTGACGTGGGGCGATCAGAGCTTCGAGGAAATGATGATCGGATTCATGGACACCGTTCCCGTAACAGATGAGTTTTAA
- a CDS encoding outer membrane protein assembly factor BamB family protein, translating into MARLTLLTLVLVTCVTVLSGDDFTRFRGADATGVATDHPGLPTRWSETENVAWVADVPGQGWGSPIVVGDRVFLTSVVADEENLRPQSGLYMGLGVRDPAKGTHHWMVYCVDLHSGQLRWEREAHTGQPVVPRHPKSSYAAETSTTDGQRLFVLFGDLGLYCYDLDGELLWSQMIEPKKTNMDYGAASSPVVHDGQVIVVYDNEEESWIAAYDSQTGRQRWKTSRDETRSWATPFVWENDIRTEIVVPGENANRSYSLEGEELWSFDGDMSMLVIPSPFAAHGMCYISSGYVGDAHRPTFAVAPGADGEIARDGKYERSDFITWYQPQASSYNTTQIVYGEYLYTVYDQGFITCHNALTGSEVYDKQRFSPKGSFTASPWAYDGKIFCLSEDGLTYVIKAGPEFEILATNPLEELCIATPSIVGGNLLIRTLTKLYCISNAH; encoded by the coding sequence ATGGCTCGCCTCACGCTACTGACTTTGGTTCTGGTGACGTGCGTTACCGTCCTATCTGGAGATGATTTCACCCGCTTCCGGGGCGCCGATGCCACGGGCGTTGCGACCGATCATCCCGGCCTGCCCACGCGGTGGAGCGAAACGGAGAATGTGGCCTGGGTCGCTGACGTGCCCGGCCAGGGGTGGGGCAGTCCCATCGTGGTGGGCGATCGAGTCTTTCTAACATCGGTCGTCGCAGACGAGGAAAACCTGCGGCCGCAGAGCGGTCTGTACATGGGGCTCGGAGTCCGTGACCCTGCTAAGGGTACGCACCACTGGATGGTGTATTGTGTTGACCTCCATTCCGGTCAGCTACGTTGGGAACGGGAGGCGCATACGGGGCAACCGGTCGTGCCGCGACACCCCAAAAGCTCCTACGCTGCAGAAACATCGACGACCGATGGTCAACGGCTGTTCGTGCTGTTCGGTGACCTGGGGTTGTATTGTTACGATCTCGACGGTGAGCTGCTGTGGTCCCAGATGATAGAGCCGAAGAAAACGAATATGGATTATGGCGCCGCATCGTCGCCTGTGGTTCATGATGGACAGGTCATTGTCGTTTACGACAATGAAGAAGAGTCTTGGATTGCCGCGTATGATTCGCAGACCGGACGCCAGCGTTGGAAGACCAGCCGGGATGAAACGAGGTCGTGGGCGACCCCATTTGTCTGGGAGAATGACATTCGGACAGAAATCGTCGTACCTGGCGAAAATGCCAATCGCAGCTATTCACTCGAGGGCGAGGAGTTGTGGAGCTTCGATGGTGATATGTCGATGTTGGTCATTCCCTCGCCATTTGCAGCCCATGGGATGTGTTACATCTCATCGGGTTATGTGGGTGATGCTCATCGGCCGACGTTTGCCGTCGCTCCGGGCGCCGACGGTGAGATCGCTCGCGATGGTAAATACGAGCGCAGCGATTTCATCACGTGGTACCAGCCGCAAGCGTCGTCGTACAACACGACGCAGATTGTCTACGGGGAGTATCTCTACACGGTCTACGACCAAGGTTTCATTACGTGTCACAACGCGCTGACTGGTAGTGAAGTCTATGACAAACAAAGATTCTCGCCGAAGGGATCGTTTACCGCATCTCCGTGGGCATATGACGGCAAGATATTTTGTTTGAGTGAAGATGGTCTTACCTATGTCATCAAGGCGGGGCCGGAATTTGAAATTCTGGCGACCAACCCGCTCGAGGAACTCTGCATCGCAACGCCGAGCATCGTCGGTGGCAACCTCCTGATTCGGACGCTGACCAAGCTCTACTGCATCTCAAATGCACATTGA
- a CDS encoding DUF2141 domain-containing protein, which translates to MDSHQPLATDSNDDAVKKRKPLHQRGDPSWKTYSDQWKENHGTLLMVFAASITVVGVAILLFQQNRFRKPAFPTSQMFPKPPDETSLEAFAPIDDSESDRIQGPTFRLRIAGATLEPDADERGAIRIAIYPTSDRFNQPESAIWKRSVAIDPASETVCLIPIDGLPPTFAIAVFLDANENGQLDRNVLGVPSERYGFSNDARGKVGPPGFEEAVVARPAPDEELEIKIW; encoded by the coding sequence CGCAAACCGCTCCACCAACGCGGCGATCCGTCATGGAAAACCTACTCGGATCAGTGGAAAGAAAACCACGGCACCTTGTTGATGGTGTTTGCGGCATCGATCACAGTCGTTGGGGTTGCGATTCTCCTGTTCCAGCAAAATCGCTTTCGCAAACCCGCCTTCCCGACCTCGCAGATGTTTCCCAAGCCGCCCGATGAGACCAGCTTGGAAGCGTTTGCCCCCATCGATGACAGCGAATCCGATCGCATCCAGGGCCCCACATTTCGGTTGCGGATTGCAGGGGCGACGCTCGAGCCTGACGCCGACGAGCGAGGTGCGATCCGGATCGCAATCTACCCAACGAGCGATCGTTTTAATCAGCCTGAATCCGCGATTTGGAAGCGTTCGGTCGCGATTGACCCAGCCTCCGAGACGGTCTGTTTGATCCCGATTGATGGATTGCCGCCGACTTTCGCGATCGCGGTATTTCTAGACGCTAACGAGAACGGGCAACTCGATCGCAATGTGTTGGGAGTTCCATCAGAGCGTTACGGTTTCAGTAATGACGCCCGAGGGAAGGTTGGGCCACCCGGTTTTGAAGAGGCTGTTGTCGCTCGGCCAGCGCCCGATGAAGAGCTCGAAATCAAAATCTGGTAG
- a CDS encoding sialate O-acetylesterase, which produces MRLRCNLFVLAMGLSFISLWDFSGACLATAAEPKPIKVFILAGQSNMEGHAKVSTFDYIADDPQTQSLYAEMVGPDGTPRVADNVWISYRTGRGDNNGEGFGKLTAGYGSRSDPTIDGGKIGPEFTFGLAMDEAFEEPVLIIKTAWGGKSLFYDFRSPSSGVYEQTERDIEKNRNPVERSGHYYRLMIEHVREVLSDIQRVYPGYKQEYGYEIAGFVWFQGFNDMVNRDVYPELPSQSEANRFENYSAWLANLIRDVRRDLDAPHMPFVIGVMGVDGMRTENINDGNRQFRTAMAAPASYPEFQGNVGVVQTGEFWDEPLAAIQAKVQRVAQQRYLLDKREVSEGRMTKAEMEAAVAAFEAELISPAEAALRARGASNAGYHYLGCAKTFALMGKAFATEMLAMMPPPPAE; this is translated from the coding sequence ATGCGACTTCGCTGCAATCTGTTCGTCCTGGCAATGGGGCTGAGTTTTATTTCGTTGTGGGACTTTTCTGGCGCCTGTCTGGCTACGGCGGCAGAGCCAAAGCCGATCAAGGTGTTCATACTTGCCGGTCAGTCCAACATGGAGGGGCATGCGAAGGTATCCACTTTCGATTACATCGCCGACGATCCGCAAACGCAGTCGCTATACGCCGAGATGGTGGGACCGGACGGCACGCCCAGGGTTGCTGATAATGTTTGGATTTCCTACCGCACGGGACGAGGAGACAATAACGGTGAAGGCTTTGGCAAGCTCACCGCCGGATATGGCTCACGATCGGATCCGACGATCGATGGGGGCAAGATAGGTCCCGAGTTCACCTTCGGGCTCGCCATGGATGAGGCATTCGAGGAGCCCGTGCTCATCATCAAGACTGCCTGGGGAGGCAAGTCGCTCTTCTACGACTTCCGTTCGCCCAGTTCCGGTGTCTATGAACAAACCGAGCGAGACATTGAAAAAAATCGAAACCCGGTCGAACGGAGCGGCCACTACTACCGTTTGATGATTGAGCATGTCCGAGAGGTGCTCAGCGATATCCAGCGTGTTTACCCCGGCTATAAGCAGGAGTACGGCTACGAAATTGCAGGATTTGTGTGGTTCCAAGGCTTCAATGACATGGTCAATCGCGACGTCTACCCGGAATTGCCGTCTCAAAGTGAAGCCAATCGCTTTGAAAACTACAGTGCCTGGTTGGCAAACTTGATTCGGGACGTGCGGCGCGATCTTGACGCTCCTCACATGCCATTCGTAATTGGTGTGATGGGCGTCGACGGCATGAGGACTGAAAATATCAACGATGGCAACCGGCAATTTCGCACCGCGATGGCAGCGCCGGCAAGCTATCCGGAGTTCCAGGGGAACGTCGGCGTGGTACAAACCGGTGAGTTTTGGGACGAACCGCTCGCAGCGATCCAAGCCAAGGTGCAACGGGTTGCTCAGCAGCGCTATCTGCTCGACAAACGCGAAGTGAGTGAGGGCAGGATGACCAAAGCAGAAATGGAAGCAGCCGTGGCAGCATTCGAGGCTGAATTGATTTCTCCGGCCGAGGCCGCCCTGCGAGCCCGAGGTGCCTCTAACGCTGGTTACCACTACCTCGGCTGTGCGAAAACATTCGCCCTCATGGGCAAGGCCTTTGCTACTGAAATGCTGGCGATGATGCCGCCTCCGCCAGCGGAGTGA
- the ahcY gene encoding adenosylhomocysteinase, producing the protein MSQVATERLPYKVRDISLADYGRKEIELAQNEMPGLMALRAKYGASKPLTGARIAGCLHMTIQTAVLIETLVELGAEVTWSSCNIFSTQDHAAAAIAKAGIPVFAWKGMSDAEFDWCIEQTLHFPSGEPLNMILDDGGDLTAMVHDRFPELLSEVRGISEETTAGVHRLEVLNRSGKLRVPAINVNDSATKSKFDNLYGCRESLADGVKRATDVMLAGKVAVVCGYGDVGKGCAQSLQRYGCRVLVTEIDPINALQAAMEGFEVTTMEEASKEGRLFVTTTGNKDIILGQHMVEMANDAILCNIGHFDTEIDIAWLEAQVEAGKATKSEIKPSDIGAVDRYTFNDTGRSIIILAKGRLVNLGCATGHPSFVMSTSFTNQVLAQLELWNQENKYENKVYMLPKRLDEEVARLHLGKLGVKLTTLTQEQADYLGVPVEGPYKPDHYRY; encoded by the coding sequence ATGTCGCAAGTCGCTACGGAACGACTGCCCTACAAAGTTCGGGACATTTCGCTGGCCGATTACGGCCGCAAAGAAATCGAACTGGCCCAAAACGAAATGCCTGGCTTGATGGCCCTGCGCGCCAAATATGGTGCTTCCAAGCCACTCACAGGTGCTCGCATCGCCGGCTGTCTTCACATGACCATCCAAACGGCGGTTTTGATCGAAACCTTGGTCGAACTCGGCGCCGAAGTCACCTGGAGTAGCTGTAATATTTTCAGCACCCAGGACCACGCTGCAGCCGCGATCGCCAAGGCCGGCATCCCTGTCTTTGCCTGGAAGGGCATGAGCGATGCCGAGTTTGATTGGTGCATCGAGCAGACACTGCATTTCCCCTCGGGCGAACCACTCAACATGATCCTCGATGATGGTGGTGACTTGACCGCCATGGTACACGACAGATTCCCTGAATTGCTCAGCGAAGTTCGCGGCATCAGTGAAGAGACCACCGCCGGAGTTCACCGCCTCGAAGTGCTCAATCGCAGCGGCAAGCTTCGCGTGCCAGCGATCAACGTCAACGATTCGGCGACCAAGAGCAAGTTCGACAATCTCTATGGATGCCGAGAATCGCTCGCCGACGGCGTCAAGCGAGCCACGGACGTGATGTTGGCTGGGAAAGTCGCTGTCGTATGCGGATACGGCGATGTCGGCAAGGGCTGTGCTCAAAGTCTGCAACGCTACGGCTGCCGCGTGCTCGTGACCGAAATTGACCCCATCAACGCGTTACAAGCAGCGATGGAAGGCTTCGAAGTCACCACGATGGAAGAAGCCAGCAAGGAAGGTCGCCTGTTTGTCACCACAACCGGTAACAAAGACATCATTCTTGGCCAACACATGGTTGAGATGGCCAACGACGCGATTCTCTGCAATATCGGTCACTTCGACACCGAAATCGATATCGCCTGGTTGGAGGCCCAAGTTGAGGCTGGCAAGGCGACCAAGAGCGAGATCAAACCATCCGATATCGGCGCGGTCGATCGCTACACGTTTAACGATACCGGACGGAGCATCATCATTCTCGCCAAGGGACGCTTGGTGAACCTCGGCTGTGCCACTGGCCACCCAAGCTTCGTGATGAGCACCTCGTTCACCAATCAGGTCCTCGCTCAACTCGAACTTTGGAACCAGGAAAATAAGTACGAGAACAAGGTGTACATGCTGCCTAAACGACTCGACGAAGAAGTCGCACGGCTTCACCTCGGCAAACTCGGAGTCAAGCTAACCACGCTGACGCAGGAGCAAGCGGATTATCTTGGCGTGCCAGTCGAAGGCCCTTACAAACCAGACCACTACCGCTACTAA